Proteins co-encoded in one Meiothermus sp. genomic window:
- a CDS encoding dihydroorotate dehydrogenase-like protein, whose translation MSKPDLSTSYLGIKLAHPLVASASPLSYTLDGIRRLEDAGVAAVVMYSLFEEQIEQESHALHHYLEYGTHSYAEALDYFPQPDQFNVGPHEYLELLRKAKEATQIPIMGSLNGVSSGGWIEYARMMQEAGADAIELNLYYLPTDPTLTGLEVEEMYLDVVRDVRQSVTIPIAVKVGPYFSNFTHMAARFVQAGASGLVLFNRFYQPDFDLEHLEVTPNLVLSRADELRLPLTWIAILYGRIQADFAITSGVHSHLEVLKGMMAGAKVAMMASELLKNGVERVGAILQDLQTWMQEHEYESIRQMQGSMSQKHVANPDAFERGNYMKVLRSWRPDPTGRLIK comes from the coding sequence ATGAGCAAGCCTGACCTGAGCACTAGCTACCTGGGGATTAAGCTAGCCCATCCACTGGTCGCCTCGGCCTCGCCCCTCTCTTATACCCTGGATGGAATTCGCAGGCTCGAGGATGCAGGCGTCGCAGCGGTGGTGATGTACTCGCTTTTCGAGGAGCAGATTGAGCAGGAAAGCCATGCGCTGCATCACTATCTGGAATATGGCACCCATAGCTACGCCGAAGCGCTGGACTACTTTCCCCAGCCAGACCAGTTCAATGTGGGGCCACACGAGTATTTGGAGCTTCTTCGCAAAGCCAAGGAGGCCACCCAAATTCCCATCATGGGCAGCCTGAATGGGGTCTCGTCGGGGGGCTGGATCGAGTATGCCCGAATGATGCAAGAAGCCGGGGCCGATGCCATCGAACTGAACCTATATTACCTTCCTACCGACCCCACCCTGACCGGCCTCGAGGTGGAAGAAATGTATCTGGATGTGGTGCGGGACGTCCGCCAGAGCGTTACCATCCCGATTGCGGTAAAGGTGGGGCCTTACTTCAGCAACTTTACCCACATGGCCGCTCGTTTTGTGCAGGCCGGCGCCTCGGGACTGGTGCTCTTCAACCGCTTTTACCAGCCGGATTTTGACCTGGAGCATCTGGAGGTAACCCCCAACCTGGTACTGAGCCGTGCCGATGAGTTGCGCCTGCCGCTGACCTGGATCGCCATTCTGTACGGGCGTATCCAGGCCGACTTTGCCATTACCAGTGGGGTACACTCGCACCTCGAGGTGCTCAAGGGCATGATGGCGGGGGCTAAGGTGGCCATGATGGCCTCGGAGTTGCTGAAAAATGGCGTGGAGCGGGTAGGAGCCATTTTGCAAGACCTGCAAACCTGGATGCAGGAGCACGAATACGAATCTATCCGGCAGATGCAGGGCAGCATGAGCCAGAAGCATGTCGCCAACCCCGACGCTTTCGAGCGGGGCAACTACATGAAGGTACTCCGCTCCTGGCGGCCCGACCCCACCGGCAGGCTCATCAAATAG